The following proteins are co-located in the Nitrospinota bacterium genome:
- a CDS encoding aldo/keto reductase, with protein sequence MIYDRIKGIDKDWSRITLGCWQIAPSGGWGDICPANEAEKVVHSALDHGITAFDTAEGYGDGESERRLGKALGSHKNSVIIISKIWPDAELTLKAYQKRLEDSLKALDREYVDLYLIHWPGSYFNTQDKSARLAEFMDSIKKSGKATTVGLSNFQSHDLTLLGNKLNKFSMNQVPYSLLDRAYEGKTLSLCKNADIPYMVFSPTAQGLLARPMNREDLEMPTRKHHFLYQKQVYPHARKVWETVRDIASELGRKPVEVALAWVFTRENIFTAIVGTRKPEQVREFSQSTDLKLNPNHLQRLTSASDAFPMVKKGH encoded by the coding sequence GTGATCTATGACCGGATAAAAGGTATAGATAAAGACTGGAGCCGGATAACTCTCGGATGCTGGCAAATAGCACCCAGTGGAGGATGGGGGGATATTTGCCCTGCCAACGAAGCCGAAAAAGTTGTTCATTCCGCTCTTGATCATGGCATCACTGCTTTCGATACTGCGGAAGGTTATGGAGATGGAGAATCAGAGCGCAGGTTGGGCAAAGCCCTGGGGTCGCATAAAAATTCCGTCATCATCATATCGAAAATCTGGCCTGATGCAGAACTAACTCTTAAAGCCTACCAGAAACGTCTGGAAGATTCGCTGAAAGCGTTGGACAGGGAATATGTGGATCTCTACCTGATTCACTGGCCGGGGAGTTATTTCAATACTCAAGATAAAAGTGCCCGGCTTGCCGAGTTTATGGACTCGATCAAAAAAAGTGGAAAAGCCACAACAGTGGGTCTTTCAAATTTCCAGTCCCATGATTTAACCCTGCTGGGCAATAAGCTCAATAAATTTTCTATGAATCAGGTGCCCTACAGTCTGCTTGACAGGGCTTATGAAGGGAAAACCCTAAGCCTCTGCAAAAATGCAGATATCCCTTACATGGTCTTCTCACCCACTGCGCAAGGTTTGCTGGCAAGGCCCATGAACAGGGAAGACCTTGAAATGCCCACGCGAAAACACCATTTCCTTTATCAAAAGCAGGTTTATCCACATGCCAGAAAAGTATGGGAAACCGTCCGCGATATCGCCTCAGAGCTGGGACGAAAACCTGTCGAAGTCGCATTAGCCTGGGTGTTTACCCGTGAGAATATTTTCACTGCTATTGTCGGCACCCGCAAACCTGAACAGGTGCGGGAATTTTCACAATCTACTGATCTGAAATTGAATCCCAATCATTTACAACGCCTGACATCAGCAAGCGACGCGTTTCCTATGGTCAAAAAGGGACACTGA
- a CDS encoding uracil-DNA glycosylase: NVAKAIITPDFKLFPLYHPSPRVTNWKRPLAQQKKDFRKIPV, translated from the coding sequence AATGTTGCTAAAGCTATTATCACTCCGGACTTTAAACTATTTCCTCTATACCACCCCAGTCCCCGTGTTACCAACTGGAAGCGTCCTTTAGCTCAGCAAAAAAAGGATTTCAGAAAAATACCAGTGTAA
- a CDS encoding DUF1566 domain-containing protein, translating into MSDSERFKDNQDGTLTDTKTTLMWLREDGWQREAKWFTWDEAHEFSIYMNGIKFCGFQDWRLPVEDEIRTLYNPEVTNHDKYEKENHLESAFPPGGQSTVWLKGEGGSYGSLFDFKNGEVRPLYKSKSGRMSVRLVRGNIPRSS; encoded by the coding sequence ATGTCTGATTCAGAAAGATTTAAAGATAATCAGGATGGCACCCTCACCGACACAAAAACCACTCTAATGTGGCTCCGGGAAGATGGCTGGCAAAGAGAAGCTAAATGGTTCACCTGGGATGAAGCTCATGAATTCTCAATTTATATGAACGGCATCAAGTTTTGTGGCTTCCAGGACTGGCGGTTACCCGTCGAGGATGAAATACGAACCTTATATAATCCCGAAGTAACAAATCATGATAAATATGAGAAAGAAAACCATTTAGAATCGGCCTTTCCTCCCGGAGGTCAGTCTACCGTCTGGCTGAAAGGAGAAGGGGGAAGCTACGGTTCTTTATTCGACTTTAAAAACGGAGAAGTGCGGCCTCTTTACAAGAGCAAAAGTGGCAGAATGTCTGTCCGCTTAGTAAGAGGAAACATACCAAGATCCAGTTGA
- a CDS encoding phytoene/squalene synthase family protein — protein MDDWTYCVQKLPKVSRTFALNISVLRGELHRSILTAYLFCRTVDTVEDAAKLDPKIKSRLLLEFSQMIEDREHRKKNLPAWLEECQSVDGTPDDLDLLHQVSRVFNVYDSLPQNHQDQIAPSVAKMAKGMAFFQNRFEFGKITPLENLQDLEDYCYFVAGVVGEMLCNLFFQKLSNLPEKAKNIMRQNAVSFGLGLQMTNISKDIIADRERGWSYIPRSIISEKGMTVEEFHSGESTDKNLLILEGLLGKTVGHLNDALKFTLAIPRTEIALRLFCIWPLWMAIKTVDVLHDNPVLMNSNSQVKISRSTVKRILFGTPLIAWSNKLLKYSFDSIINDKVFQNPPTFDLEGLKARLKKIPWDTIPLT, from the coding sequence ATGGACGACTGGACCTATTGCGTACAAAAGCTTCCCAAAGTTAGCAGAACCTTTGCGCTTAACATTTCCGTTCTAAGAGGCGAACTTCACCGAAGCATTCTCACCGCATACCTATTTTGCCGGACTGTAGACACAGTTGAAGACGCGGCAAAACTGGACCCAAAAATTAAAAGCCGGTTACTTTTAGAGTTCTCCCAGATGATAGAAGACCGGGAGCACCGTAAAAAAAATCTTCCCGCTTGGCTTGAGGAGTGCCAGTCTGTTGATGGAACCCCTGACGACCTGGATCTACTTCATCAGGTTTCAAGAGTGTTTAATGTCTATGATTCTCTCCCTCAAAACCACCAGGATCAAATCGCCCCTTCCGTTGCAAAAATGGCAAAGGGCATGGCCTTTTTTCAAAACCGCTTTGAGTTCGGAAAAATTACGCCATTGGAAAACTTACAAGATCTCGAGGATTATTGTTATTTTGTAGCAGGCGTTGTTGGAGAAATGTTATGCAACCTTTTCTTCCAAAAACTTTCAAACCTTCCCGAGAAAGCAAAAAATATCATGCGCCAAAATGCCGTGTCATTCGGTCTCGGTTTACAAATGACCAATATATCTAAAGACATTATCGCCGATCGTGAAAGAGGCTGGTCATACATACCCCGGAGCATCATTTCAGAAAAGGGTATGACCGTAGAGGAATTTCATTCCGGAGAATCTACGGATAAAAACCTGCTTATTCTGGAAGGTTTGTTGGGCAAAACCGTTGGACATTTGAACGATGCCTTAAAGTTCACTCTGGCAATTCCCAGAACCGAGATCGCGTTGCGCCTGTTTTGTATCTGGCCATTATGGATGGCTATAAAAACAGTAGATGTGCTTCACGACAACCCTGTATTAATGAATTCCAATTCCCAGGTAAAGATTTCACGCAGTACTGTAAAACGCATTTTGTTTGGGACTCCTCTAATTGCCTGGTCCAATAAACTTTTAAAATACTCGTTTGATAGTATTATTAATGATAAGGTTTTTCAAAACCCTCCAACTTTTGATCTGGAAGGTTTAAAAGCAAGGTTGAAAAAAATTCCCTGGGATACTATTCCTCTAACTTAA
- the ispH gene encoding 4-hydroxy-3-methylbut-2-enyl diphosphate reductase, whose protein sequence is MKVSLASAMGTCFGVRDAIDLAMSPEFHSDLTIVGQLVHNPQVSESLKQNGVSLVPGIEEIDQIRTKKVMITAHGAAEKTKKQLHDAGFIVYDASCPLVMRVHQTIKSLVTKGYFPVVIGQKDHVEVKGIVGDLDAHLVINNEDDFEKIKASGNRKLGIVSQTTQQTDKVESLVEKIRALDYVDDVAFVNTICQPTQDRQVAVHELADQVDLMIVIGGFNSSNTKKLVHVCEEKGVEAHHIESFHQLDQEWFIGKQHVGITAGTSTPEDIINQVHSEILKIAKRVEGLEEKALHS, encoded by the coding sequence ATGAAAGTCTCCCTTGCCAGCGCAATGGGTACCTGTTTTGGAGTTCGCGATGCAATTGACCTTGCCATGTCTCCAGAATTCCATTCCGACCTGACAATCGTAGGTCAATTAGTCCACAACCCCCAGGTCAGCGAATCTTTAAAACAAAACGGGGTCTCACTCGTACCCGGAATTGAAGAAATAGACCAAATCAGAACCAAAAAAGTCATGATCACAGCGCATGGAGCGGCTGAGAAAACCAAAAAGCAATTACACGATGCGGGTTTTATAGTTTATGACGCAAGTTGTCCGCTGGTTATGAGGGTTCACCAAACTATTAAGTCACTGGTAACAAAGGGCTATTTCCCTGTCGTGATTGGGCAGAAAGATCATGTGGAGGTTAAAGGTATCGTAGGTGATCTTGATGCGCATTTGGTCATCAATAATGAAGATGATTTTGAAAAAATAAAGGCTTCTGGCAACCGGAAACTTGGAATTGTGTCTCAAACCACTCAACAAACTGACAAAGTTGAGAGCCTCGTTGAAAAAATCAGGGCTCTTGATTATGTGGACGATGTGGCGTTTGTGAATACTATTTGCCAACCTACCCAGGATCGGCAGGTGGCAGTGCATGAATTGGCAGATCAAGTCGATTTGATGATTGTAATAGGTGGCTTTAATTCTTCTAATACGAAAAAGCTGGTTCACGTTTGCGAAGAAAAAGGTGTTGAGGCGCACCATATCGAATCATTTCACCAGCTGGATCAGGAATGGTTCATCGGCAAACAACATGTAGGTATTACAGCAGGGACCAGCACACCGGAAGACATCATCAACCAGGTGCATTCTGAAATATTAAAAATTGCCAAAAGGGTTGAAGGCTTGGAAGAAAAAGCACTCCATTCCTGA
- the sdhB gene encoding succinate dehydrogenase iron-sulfur subunit yields MTEKNIILKIRRQDSPASAAYWQTFEVPNRPHANVISCLMEVQRNPITKDGNIVAPVTWDCNCLEEVCGSCTMLINGRVRQACTALVDHLDSTIVLEPMSKFPVVRDLQVNRERMFDNLKKVKAWIEIDGSHDIGEGPIMPDQDRAKRYVMSECMTCGCCLEACPQFTKDNSFLGAATFSQVRLFNLHPTGAMQKEERLEAVMGEGGITDCGNAQVCVEVCPKNIPLTES; encoded by the coding sequence ATGACTGAGAAAAACATAATTTTAAAGATAAGACGTCAGGACTCACCTGCGTCCGCTGCTTACTGGCAGACCTTTGAGGTGCCCAACAGACCTCATGCAAATGTCATTTCGTGCCTGATGGAAGTTCAAAGAAACCCGATAACAAAAGATGGCAATATAGTTGCACCGGTTACATGGGATTGTAATTGCCTTGAAGAAGTATGCGGGTCCTGCACCATGCTCATCAATGGCCGTGTTCGGCAAGCCTGTACAGCTCTGGTAGACCATTTAGATAGTACTATTGTCCTGGAGCCCATGTCCAAATTTCCTGTCGTGCGTGATTTACAGGTTAATCGCGAACGTATGTTCGACAACCTGAAAAAGGTAAAGGCATGGATCGAAATTGATGGAAGTCATGACATTGGGGAAGGTCCGATCATGCCGGACCAGGACCGCGCCAAACGTTATGTCATGTCAGAATGCATGACTTGCGGGTGTTGTCTGGAAGCCTGCCCTCAATTCACGAAAGATAATTCTTTTCTGGGAGCCGCTACTTTCAGCCAGGTTCGACTGTTCAATTTGCATCCCACTGGTGCTATGCAAAAAGAGGAAAGGCTGGAAGCTGTTATGGGAGAAGGTGGAATAACCGATTGTGGAAATGCCCAGGTTTGTGTTGAGGTGTGCCCCAAAAATATCCCTCTTACTGAGTCGA
- the sdhA gene encoding succinate dehydrogenase flavoprotein subunit gives MLNRKKKIVIIGGGLAGLALAMKFCERNGEVTVVSYQSLKRSHSVCAQGGINAAIDAKNEGDTPEKHFYDTIKGGDFLAHQPLVRDMCYQAPAIIHLMDRMGVAFNRTGEGHLDFRRFGGTLYNRTAFAGATTGQQLVYALDEQVRRHVHDGAAKTLEWHEYLGAVLDSEGICRGAVIQDLRTSEIFTLPADAVVLASGGPSQVYARSTASFVSTGAAATTAYLQGAKYANGEFIQIHPTAIPGQDKLRLMSESARGEGGRVWVPRDANDKREPKKIPENERYYFLEEKYPLFKNLVPRDVASREIYDIVYNQNLGVGGEPMVYLDLTHKSREFLDNRLGGIMDIYNKFTGVDPRETPMKIFPAVHYSMGGLWTDYGPDSNGLVDHGSPRNQMTSIKGLFAAGEADYQYHGANRLGANSLLSCIYTGLMMARGIMNYTDSLEKSVDDISSTVFDDTRKHWQNRFQDIKKMDGPENPYKLHQDLGNIMLANVLIVRDNKSLEKAWHSISDIETRFKEVKCLDTHDWANPTPSFINQLYCMIHLSKIITKGALMRDEFRGSHYKPDFDINQPKDFDPHEYIDYLEQKQYGEVSEEKFPKGHLDYMKRFEENNAKWLKTTVAQHKDNEPEITYEEVNTSLVTPRPRKYD, from the coding sequence ATGCTAAATCGAAAGAAAAAAATTGTCATTATCGGAGGCGGGTTAGCCGGGTTAGCCCTGGCTATGAAGTTTTGCGAGCGTAACGGTGAGGTGACCGTCGTTTCATACCAGTCGTTAAAGAGATCCCATTCCGTTTGCGCACAAGGTGGCATCAATGCAGCCATTGACGCAAAGAACGAAGGCGATACTCCGGAAAAGCATTTCTATGACACGATTAAGGGGGGAGACTTTCTGGCCCACCAGCCTCTGGTACGAGACATGTGCTACCAGGCTCCCGCTATCATCCACTTGATGGACAGGATGGGTGTAGCGTTTAATCGCACCGGCGAAGGGCATCTCGATTTTCGACGATTCGGTGGCACTCTTTATAATCGAACCGCATTTGCCGGGGCAACAACTGGACAACAACTTGTGTACGCGCTTGATGAACAAGTGCGACGTCATGTGCATGATGGTGCTGCCAAAACATTGGAGTGGCACGAATACCTTGGAGCCGTTCTTGATTCTGAAGGAATTTGCCGCGGTGCAGTGATTCAGGATCTAAGAACCAGCGAAATTTTTACCTTGCCGGCAGATGCTGTGGTGTTAGCCAGCGGCGGACCGAGCCAGGTGTATGCAAGATCAACCGCCTCTTTTGTTAGCACAGGAGCCGCCGCCACAACCGCTTATCTGCAAGGTGCTAAATACGCAAATGGAGAATTCATTCAGATTCACCCCACAGCTATTCCCGGACAGGATAAGCTCCGGCTAATGAGCGAGTCAGCCCGAGGTGAAGGTGGGCGTGTGTGGGTGCCTCGTGATGCCAACGATAAACGTGAGCCTAAAAAAATCCCTGAGAACGAACGCTATTATTTTCTCGAAGAAAAGTACCCTCTGTTCAAAAATCTCGTTCCCAGAGATGTTGCCAGCCGGGAAATCTATGACATTGTCTATAACCAGAATCTAGGGGTGGGCGGAGAGCCTATGGTTTATCTTGACCTGACCCATAAGTCGAGAGAATTCCTGGACAACCGACTCGGCGGTATCATGGATATCTACAATAAGTTTACCGGTGTTGATCCGCGTGAAACTCCCATGAAAATATTTCCTGCGGTGCATTACTCAATGGGAGGATTGTGGACAGATTACGGACCAGACAGCAATGGACTGGTAGACCACGGATCTCCACGGAACCAGATGACTTCCATTAAAGGATTATTTGCGGCTGGAGAGGCAGACTACCAATACCATGGAGCCAACCGGCTGGGCGCGAACTCATTATTGAGCTGCATATACACAGGATTAATGATGGCCCGGGGTATCATGAACTACACAGACTCCCTTGAAAAATCTGTGGACGATATCTCTTCCACTGTCTTTGACGACACCCGTAAACACTGGCAAAACCGGTTCCAGGACATAAAAAAAATGGACGGCCCGGAAAACCCCTACAAACTGCACCAGGACCTGGGAAACATCATGCTGGCAAATGTTCTTATAGTTCGTGATAATAAATCTCTGGAAAAAGCCTGGCATTCCATCAGCGATATTGAAACCCGTTTCAAAGAAGTCAAATGTCTGGACACGCATGACTGGGCTAACCCTACACCCAGCTTCATCAACCAGTTATATTGTATGATTCATCTTTCAAAAATCATTACGAAAGGTGCATTGATGAGGGACGAGTTCAGGGGAAGCCACTACAAACCGGATTTCGATATAAATCAGCCCAAAGATTTTGATCCCCATGAATACATCGACTATCTGGAACAAAAACAATATGGCGAAGTGTCTGAAGAGAAATTTCCAAAAGGGCACCTTGATTACATGAAACGATTCGAAGAAAATAACGCAAAATGGCTTAAAACAACGGTGGCCCAGCATAAAGATAATGAGCCGGAAATCACCTATGAAGAGGTCAACACATCGCTGGTAACACCGCGACCACGAAAATATGATTGA
- a CDS encoding succinate dehydrogenase: protein MARPSKDEIHYLLLKLHSLTGIVPIGAFLVIHLSVNSLRTVGVWPYQLSIDAINNLPFLLVIEITFIYIPILFHSVMGFYVSSLAKTNVHRYRYPRNGLYTLQRISGAVVFVFLIYHMGTTVAPKLWEGKHHFEAAPFLIDILNGEFQTWQGMVVYTIGIISATFHFSNGLWGFCVSWGILIGENAQKNGAIVFAAMGLALTVLGISTIVEFNMNPVPVEATAPR, encoded by the coding sequence ATGGCCAGACCTTCTAAAGATGAAATTCATTACCTGCTGCTGAAGCTCCATTCCCTTACAGGAATAGTTCCCATAGGAGCTTTCCTGGTCATTCATTTAAGTGTCAATTCCCTTCGTACTGTGGGAGTATGGCCCTATCAACTCAGCATAGATGCGATCAACAACCTTCCCTTCCTCCTGGTAATAGAAATAACTTTTATATATATCCCCATCCTGTTCCATTCAGTGATGGGTTTTTATGTCTCGAGCCTTGCCAAAACCAACGTACATCGATACAGGTATCCCCGAAACGGACTCTATACCTTACAGAGGATTTCTGGTGCAGTGGTTTTTGTTTTTCTGATTTATCACATGGGAACAACGGTGGCACCAAAACTATGGGAGGGCAAACACCATTTTGAGGCGGCTCCTTTCCTCATTGATATTTTAAATGGTGAGTTTCAAACCTGGCAGGGAATGGTTGTTTATACTATTGGTATTATCTCAGCGACATTTCACTTCAGTAACGGACTGTGGGGGTTTTGTGTTTCATGGGGTATTTTAATTGGAGAGAACGCCCAGAAAAATGGTGCTATCGTTTTCGCAGCGATGGGCCTGGCTTTGACAGTATTAGGCATATCCACCATAGTGGAGTTTAATATGAACCCTGTTCCAGTAGAAGCAACGGCACCAAGGTAA
- a CDS encoding HU family DNA-binding protein codes for MTRTQLVKKLSLRMNVTKKEAELYLTAFLDAIMETLHKDGRVVVQGFGSFRLGTYKARVAKKPLTGELIDLPERHKPKFHAGKELRELVNAEMKQEEKLEAVIEQLRLTEPSIAIQLR; via the coding sequence ATGACACGAACTCAGTTAGTGAAAAAGTTATCGCTACGAATGAATGTTACAAAAAAAGAGGCCGAACTTTATTTAACAGCTTTTTTGGATGCAATCATGGAAACACTACATAAAGATGGTCGTGTGGTAGTTCAAGGGTTTGGTTCTTTTAGACTTGGCACATATAAAGCCAGAGTTGCAAAAAAACCATTAACGGGAGAATTGATTGATCTACCAGAACGCCATAAACCTAAATTTCATGCTGGCAAAGAACTAAGAGAGTTAGTAAATGCAGAAATGAAACAGGAAGAAAAGCTCGAAGCTGTGATAGAACAATTAAGACTTACAGAGCCTTCTATAGCAATACAATTAAGGTAG
- a CDS encoding D-2-hydroxyacid dehydrogenase, which produces MMIKNILVYLTHSHVDAWNFRPQHQVLLEKLVPGLKVEICMNSKEFKERLPKSEAVIVWFFKEEWLGLGPQLKLIATPAAGNDWIEIKAGNGPQVLYGGFHGAVMAEIVVGAMMYFLKSFPLSVAMQKQKKWARVKISGRLQSLYKSRVTILGFGRIGKVIAERLKPFGCCITGIKRNPVSSIPAFFSDSDRVLTFENWENVFAETDHLICALPNEASKILQTKHFKALPRTCYLYNVGRGNAYKEADLVKALRTGEIAGAYLDVFEEEPLPQSSPLWEFDSVLIQPHTSAVCSHYLELFVEELSEKINADLFGVDQ; this is translated from the coding sequence ATGATGATTAAAAATATTTTGGTTTATTTAACTCACTCCCATGTAGATGCTTGGAATTTTCGGCCTCAGCATCAGGTATTACTAGAAAAGCTCGTTCCAGGCTTGAAAGTAGAAATTTGCATGAACTCCAAAGAGTTTAAGGAACGCCTACCCAAGTCTGAGGCGGTGATTGTCTGGTTTTTCAAGGAGGAATGGCTTGGTCTTGGACCACAATTAAAGCTCATTGCCACACCTGCTGCAGGAAATGACTGGATTGAAATCAAAGCAGGCAATGGCCCTCAGGTTTTATATGGAGGTTTCCACGGAGCTGTGATGGCTGAAATTGTTGTCGGGGCCATGATGTACTTTTTGAAGTCTTTTCCTTTGTCAGTCGCTATGCAGAAACAGAAAAAATGGGCTCGAGTTAAAATTTCTGGAAGATTACAGTCCCTGTATAAAAGTCGGGTTACCATTTTAGGGTTTGGAAGAATCGGTAAAGTGATTGCTGAGCGTCTTAAGCCGTTTGGGTGCTGTATCACTGGAATCAAAAGAAACCCTGTTTCATCTATACCGGCATTTTTTTCAGATTCAGATAGAGTCCTAACTTTTGAAAACTGGGAAAATGTTTTTGCGGAAACTGATCACCTGATATGTGCTTTGCCAAACGAGGCGTCTAAAATACTACAAACAAAACATTTCAAGGCTTTGCCGAGAACTTGCTATTTATATAATGTGGGTCGAGGCAATGCCTATAAAGAGGCAGACTTGGTTAAGGCTTTAAGAACGGGTGAAATTGCGGGAGCCTATCTTGATGTGTTTGAGGAGGAGCCACTACCTCAGTCATCCCCTTTATGGGAGTTTGATAGCGTTCTTATCCAACCACATACATCTGCGGTATGTTCGCATTATTTAGAGCTGTTTGTCGAAGAGCTTTCCGAAAAAATTAATGCCGACTTATTTGGCGTAGATCAATAG
- the gatA gene encoding Asp-tRNA(Asn)/Glu-tRNA(Gln) amidotransferase subunit GatA encodes MHRTTITQARELLRNKKLSSVQLTEAVFNRIDQVEDKVKAFVHLMKEKALQQAKDADNRIAAGEEAPLLGIPIALKDLICTEGSRTTCSSKILDQFISPYNSTVTERLNQAGAVIVGKANMDEFAMGSSNENAHHHPTRNPWNLERVPGGSSGGSAAAVAAHECVAALGSDTGGSIRQPASFCGVTGLKPTYGRVSRFGLVAFASSLDQIGPLTKTVADAAILMNVIGGKDSRDSTSADVALPDFTQALQKDVKGMKLGIPKEYFTGGINPEVEKAVQEGIRTLKSLGIQTVEVSLPHLDYAVATYYIIACAEASTNLSRYDGVKYGYRTGKSDNLVNMYENTREEGFGEEVKRRIILGTFVLSTGYYDAYYLKAQKVRTLIKKDFENALKQCDVIASPVTPYPAFKLGEKLDNPLQMYLADIYTISSNLAGIPAMSIPCGFAEGLPVGLQLMGKHFGEESLITVGHQFQKATDFHSQEAPL; translated from the coding sequence ATGCATCGCACAACCATCACACAGGCACGCGAACTTCTGAGAAACAAAAAGCTAAGCTCTGTGCAACTGACCGAAGCTGTGTTCAATCGCATCGATCAGGTCGAAGACAAAGTCAAAGCATTCGTACACCTAATGAAAGAGAAAGCCCTGCAACAGGCAAAGGATGCTGACAATCGTATTGCAGCAGGAGAAGAAGCACCGCTTTTAGGAATTCCCATAGCATTGAAAGATTTAATCTGCACAGAAGGCAGTCGCACCACCTGTTCTTCGAAGATTCTCGACCAGTTTATTTCGCCGTACAATTCTACCGTAACCGAACGGTTAAATCAGGCCGGGGCTGTGATCGTAGGTAAAGCCAATATGGATGAATTTGCCATGGGCTCATCAAACGAAAACGCTCACCATCATCCGACAAGAAATCCTTGGAACCTGGAACGGGTACCCGGAGGTTCCAGCGGTGGTTCTGCAGCCGCTGTTGCAGCACACGAATGTGTTGCCGCCCTAGGTAGTGATACCGGTGGTTCCATCCGTCAACCTGCCAGTTTTTGCGGAGTAACAGGATTAAAACCCACCTATGGCCGAGTATCCCGTTTTGGGCTCGTAGCCTTTGCTTCATCCCTCGACCAGATCGGACCCTTAACAAAAACTGTAGCCGATGCTGCTATTTTAATGAACGTAATAGGTGGTAAAGACTCGCGCGATTCCACTTCTGCTGATGTTGCGCTCCCAGATTTTACACAGGCTTTACAGAAAGATGTAAAAGGTATGAAACTGGGAATCCCAAAAGAATATTTCACCGGGGGAATCAACCCTGAAGTTGAAAAAGCAGTGCAGGAAGGTATTCGTACTCTTAAATCGCTGGGAATACAAACAGTAGAAGTTTCTTTGCCGCATCTGGACTACGCCGTGGCCACCTACTACATCATCGCCTGTGCAGAAGCCAGTACCAACCTTTCACGCTATGACGGAGTTAAATATGGTTATCGTACCGGCAAGTCTGACAACCTTGTCAACATGTATGAAAACACCCGTGAGGAAGGGTTTGGCGAAGAAGTTAAACGACGGATTATTCTTGGCACCTTCGTACTTAGTACCGGTTATTACGACGCATATTATCTGAAGGCCCAAAAAGTTCGGACATTGATCAAAAAAGATTTTGAAAACGCATTGAAACAATGTGATGTCATTGCCTCGCCAGTCACCCCCTACCCAGCATTTAAACTTGGGGAAAAACTGGATAATCCTTTACAAATGTATCTGGCGGATATTTATACAATCTCCAGTAATCTTGCCGGTATACCCGCAATGTCTATACCATGTGGCTTTGCAGAAGGACTTCCTGTTGGTCTCCAGTTAATGGGAAAACACTTTGGTGAAGAAAGTCTCATTACAGTTGGACACCAATTCCAAAAAGCTACAGACTTTCATTCCCAAGAAGCACCCTTATAG
- the gatC gene encoding Asp-tRNA(Asn)/Glu-tRNA(Gln) amidotransferase subunit GatC has protein sequence MRVSFDIENIAALARLKLTPEEKIRLAGQMGTILEYIEKLNELNTNEVEPTAHVLGINNVFREDEPTTKALADHNLISDSPAHNKGHYEVPKII, from the coding sequence GTGCGTGTGTCTTTTGATATTGAAAATATTGCCGCTTTGGCGCGGTTAAAATTGACTCCTGAAGAAAAAATCAGGCTTGCTGGCCAAATGGGGACAATTCTCGAATATATAGAAAAGCTCAACGAACTGAATACGAATGAAGTAGAACCAACAGCACATGTTTTAGGAATCAACAACGTGTTTCGCGAAGATGAACCGACTACAAAAGCTCTCGCTGATCACAACTTGATTTCCGATTCACCCGCACACAATAAAGGGCACTACGAAGTACCAAAAATCATATAA